Proteins from a single region of Synchiropus splendidus isolate RoL2022-P1 chromosome 3, RoL_Sspl_1.0, whole genome shotgun sequence:
- the LOC128755294 gene encoding leukocyte elastase inhibitor A-like, whose protein sequence is MAAENSLSQANATFCLDLLSRLGSADMRGNVIFSPFSISSALAMVMLGAKGDTRKQMSECLRTQACQEDVHASFGKLLHNVGNKEPMYSLCVANRLYGEQSFQFLQGFLSSSREFYEAELEPVDFRKGFEAARLNINSWVANKTEGKIKDLLSQGLVGSLTTLVLVNAIYFKAMWEKEFLGKDTSDGMFRISKTEKRAVRMMYQQSTFPVAIIPELNFKILELPYKGNDLSMLIFLPDEIEDNSTGLEKLEKTLTYENFVKWTHRDMMKPTFVSVHLPQFKIEEKYDMKNVLISMGMVDAFDPARSDFSGMSPGKDLVVSDVVHKAFVEVNEKGTEAAAATAAIMLLGCCMSDLYFTADHPFLFFIRHNPTSSLLFTGRFCSPE, encoded by the exons ATGGCAGCGGAAAACTCGCTTTCCCAAGCGAACGCGACTTTTTGCCTGGATTTGCTGAGTCGTTTGGGAAGCGCAGATATGAGGGGCAACGTCATCTTCTCCCCGTTCAGCATCTCCTCCGCTCTGGCGATGGTGATGCTGGGAGCCAAAGGCGACACTCGGAAACAAATGTCAGAG TGTCTAAGAACTCAGGCCTGTCAGGAGGACGTTCACGCCAGCTTCGGGAAACTGCTGCACAACGTCGGCAACAAGGAGCCCATGTATTCACTCTGTGTTGCCAACAGGCTGTATGGAGAGCAGTCCTTCCAGTTTCTACAG GGCTTCCTGTCATCATCCAGAGAGTTCTATGAGGCTGAACTGGAGCCTGTGGACTTCAGGAAAGGTTTTGAGGCTGCCAGACTCAACATCAACAGCTGGGTGGCAAACAAGACCGAAG GTAAAATTAAGGACCTGCTGTCCCAAGGTTTGGTGGGGAGCCTGACCACGCTGGTGCTGGTCAATGCCATCTACTTTAAAGCCATGTGGGAGAAGGAGTTTCTCGGAAAAGACACAAGCGATGGCATGTTCAGGATCAGCAAG ACTGAGAAAAGAGCAGTCAGAATGATGTACCAGCAATCTACCTTTCCTGTAGCCATCATCCCTGAGCTCAACTTCAAG ATCCTGGAGTTGCCCTACAAAGGAAACGATCTCAGCATGCTGATCTTTCTCCCTGATGAAATTGAGGACAACTCGACTGGACTGGAGAAG CTTGAGAAGACACTGACCTATGAGAACTTTGTGAAGTGGACTCACCGTGATATGATGAAGCCCACGTTTGTGTCTGTGCACCTGCCTCAATTCAAGATCGAAGAAAAGTACGACATGAAGAATGTTCTGATCAGCATGGGGATGGTTGATGCGTTTGACCCTGCAAGAAGTGATTTTTCAG GGATGTCACCAGGCAAAGACCTCGTGGTGTCTGACGTCGTCCACAAGGCTTTTGTGGAGGTGAATGAGAAGGGCACTGAAGCGGCCGCTGCCACCGCTGCTATAATGTTGTTGGGTTGTTGCATGTCCGACCTTTACTTCACCGCAGATCATCcgttcctcttcttcattcGACACAACCCCACCTCAAGCCTTCTCTTCACTGGTCGCTTCTGTTCACCAGAGTGA